TGCGGCAGCCACGATCGTGACACTGAAATGACCGCCGGCCGAGGCACCGGCGTGGCCGGCGTGCTGCGCGCTGTCGTCGGTGATCTGGATCGACGTGACCGGCGCGAGGGCGGCGGCGAGGCGCGTCTCGATCAACGCGGCGCGCTCTGCAGTGGTGGCGTGCATGAATACATCGGCATTGCTCGTCATGTCATTCTTCCTTCATATACTTCGACAGCCACAAGCTCTGCCCGACGATGAACACCACGA
This genomic stretch from Paraburkholderia dioscoreae harbors:
- a CDS encoding BolA family protein, translated to MTSNADVFMHATTAERAALIETRLAAALAPVTSIQITDDSAQHAGHAGASAGGHFSVTIVAAAFAGKARVARHRMVYDALADAMQRGIHALAITAYTPEEFALLPR